The genomic stretch GGGAAAACCATACCGCACTCTGGCACGTGCTGGCGAAGCGAAAGTGATCGGCGGGGGGATCCGGGGGATGACTGATGGCAGCAGGGAGGGCGATGGGAGGGATTCAGGTGAAAGGCGGCGGTTGCCCACCGGCACCGGGGGTCGGTGACATACCATCGTCGTGTTCCGGAAGGAGTCGGTCGCGATCTTTTCTCGAGAAAACGTTCATGGTCGGCGCTCCGGGGCAGGCTCCACAGGACGCAAAACCCTTGCAAATACGACCCGATTGATGCCGTTTAGCCAGGTAGATGCCTAAATGTCCAGCTGTGATGTGCGTTACAGAAGGCCCCTGAGGCGGAATCTTTCCTACAGGTTTCTTCGTTCCGCGTCATAGCTCAGGACGAAGTCCGTCAGAGCAGTGAAAGCCCCGAAGAGGGGACCTACGACGAAAAGGTTTGGCTGACGATGAACAGCACCACCGTCTCCGCCGAGCTTGGCCTTCGGCTTGTGGTCCCCGACCGTACTACCGTCCCCCTGCTCGCCGGACTCAGCTACACGGCCGACGATCCGTACGCCATCCGTATGGCCTTCCACGTAGGGAACGACGAACCGGTCGAGTGGATCTTCGCCCGCGAGTTGCTCACCGTGGGCATCGTGAGGCGTGTCGGCGACGGCGACGTGCAGGTGTGGCCGGCGCGCGCCGACGGCGAGCGCACCCTCCACATCAGCCTCACGTCACCGTTCGGGCAGGCGCTCTTCGAAGTGCCCCTCGCCCCGCTGACCGAGTTCCTGCACCGCACCTACGAGAAGGTGCCGGCGGGGCGTGAGACCGACTTCATGGACCTGGACGCCGAGCTGACGAACATGCTGTGGCCTTCTTGATCCACCCCCCACAGGCACTCTGACGGCCTCGCCCGCACGACGGGCGGGGCCGTCTCCTTTCGGCCCCATGCCCTTCTCCAGGGCTAGGAGGGCAGCGACTTCGACAGCTCCCGCATCCGGGCGATCTCGATGCTCTGTCCCGAGTACACGTCCTTGGCCAGCATCCGCATGCGCTGGTCGCGGCCGTTCGCCAGTTCCTCCCCCGCCATCTTCACCGCCCCCTGGTGGTGCCTGGTCATCAGCTGCAGGAACAGGCGGTCGAAGGCGGTCCCCCTGGCCGCGCGCAGTGCGTTGAGCTCCTGCGTCGTCGCCATCCCGTAGCCCGCCGCCTGCTCGTGCGCGTGCTCGGCGGGGGCCTG from Nonomuraea polychroma encodes the following:
- a CDS encoding SsgA family sporulation/cell division regulator; translation: MNSTTVSAELGLRLVVPDRTTVPLLAGLSYTADDPYAIRMAFHVGNDEPVEWIFARELLTVGIVRRVGDGDVQVWPARADGERTLHISLTSPFGQALFEVPLAPLTEFLHRTYEKVPAGRETDFMDLDAELTNMLWPS